A genomic window from Triticum urartu cultivar G1812 chromosome 7, Tu2.1, whole genome shotgun sequence includes:
- the LOC125521949 gene encoding uncharacterized protein LOC125521949 codes for MGKKLPPSTPASSWTETAGRRRKGPSLAPLSACKRRRTPEASGWASLPTDVVHLVTSRLLADDVVDYIVFRAVCSGWRSCTSDARDPTLRKPDLLPRGWVALCDGDGVRPDDAGEISFFHTQTARRLRVRLPELRRHRIVGFTQGLIILLNKRTTAVRVLHPFTRVVVDLPSLVPVFHDAVRNRNSLLDMNAAVCSASTTSIAVVAWFLWTRVVIGAEAGRPTWEVLHRGLFLRSILPFQGRLYATVAMGGSREIMQLYPRSPHPVLAHVPNDFGNPSLCNYFLVESGGQVLLAVHHLTGQHCGVEPLQQNAYRLFALDIDRGELIPVNCLGGHALFLNRDRCLSVSARDLPSVSSNSIYFSLHRDPVVVHSIRIGFSERLAVSCQIHDGKDRIRPSMRPFTIADHLLTYCHPHEWTKGLMFHEYHSIPESFEELTTNIKAKNSELRIPRIAVR; via the exons ATGGGGAAAAAGCTACCCCCTTCTACTCCGGCCTCGTCATGGACGGAGACGGCGGGAAGGCGGCGCAAAGGCCCCTCCTTGGCCCCGCTCTCTGCCTGCAAGCGCCGGCGGACCCCTGAGGCAAGCGGCTGGGCTTCCCTCCCCACCGATGTAGTTCACCTCGTCACCAGCCGCCTGCTGGCCGACGACGTGGTGGACTACATCGTCTTCCGGGCCGTCTGCTCCGGCTGGCGCAGCTGCACGAGCGACGCGCGCGACCCCACCCTGCGCAAACCGGACCTCCTGCCGCGCGGCTGGGTCGCCCTCTGCGACGGCGACGGGGTACGCCCGGACGACGCCGGCGAGATCAGCTTCTTCCACACACAGACGGCCAGGCGCCTCCGCGTCCGCCTGCCGGAGCTCCGGCGCCACAGGATCGTCGGCTTCACCCAAGGACTGATCATTCTTCTGAACAAACGCACCACCGCCGTGCGGGTGCTGCATCCCTTCACACGGGTCGTGGTCGACCTCCCGTCCCTCGTCCCCGTGTTCCACGACGCCGTCAGGAACCGGAACTCTCTGCTTGACATGAATGCCGCGGTCTGCAGCGCGTCCACGACCTCCATTGCCGTGGTGGCCTGGTTCCTGTGGACGCGCGTGGTGATCGGCGCCGAGGCTGGCCGCCCAACTTGGGAGGTCCTCCACCGAGGGCTTTTCCTTAGGAGCATCCTGCCCTTCCAAGGAAGGCTTTACGCCACCGTCGCCATGGGTGGCTCAAGAGAGATCATGCAGCTGTACCCGAGATCACCACATCCTGTGCTTGCTCATGTTCCAAATGATTTCGGTAATCCGAGCCTATGCAACTACTTCCTCGTAGAGTCCGGTGGACAAGTGCTGCTTGCTGTCCACCATTTAACCGGGCAACATTGTGGCGTGGAGCCCTTACAGCAAAATGCCTATAGGCTATTTGCGTTGGACATCGACCGCGGTGAACTGATCCCAGTGAACTGCCTCGGTGGCCACGCGCTGTTCCTCAACAGGGATCGGTGCCTCTCTGTTTCGGCGAGGGACCTCCCATCTGTGAGCAGCAATTCCATTTACTTCTCTTTGCACCGTGACCCTGTTGTGGTGCACTCCATAAGGATAGGTTTCTCTGAGCGGCTAGCAGTGTCATGCCAAATACATGACGGGAAGGATAGGATCCGACCCTCCATGCGCCCTTTCACCATTGCCGACCATCTTCTAACCTACTGCCATCCTCATGAGTG GACAAAAGGACTCATGTTTCATGAGTACCACTCTATACCTGAATCTTTCGAGGAATTGACGACGAACATCAAGGCAAAAAATTCTGAACTACGGATTCCTCGCATTGCGGTTCGTTGA